CATTCTGGTTTGCCTCGTCTTCGCCTGGTTTTTCACGGGGTTTCTGGCCGGCCAGGGCATAAGGAATCCCGAGGAAAAACCGGACACGAAGACCCTGCTCCTCCTGACGGAACAAGGGGGGAACAAGAAAAGCACGCTGGAGGGGTACATCGCCGCCCCCCCGCACGTCATGGACGGAAAGACGAGGGTCATCCTTTCGGTGACGGCCCGCGTCGATGAAGACGGCAGGCATCCCCAGCGGGGAACCGTCCTCTTGACAGTTCGAAACAGTCCGGAGGATTTTGCCTACGGTGACTACCTGCGGTTTACGGCTCGTCTGAAAAAACCGGAAAATTTCAGAAATCCCGGAGGATTCGATTACCAGCGGTATCTCAGCCTGAGAGGGATGTCCATCGTCGCCTCGGTAAGCCGGGCCACCGATATCGTCCTTTTGAGACGCGGCGGCGGAAACCCGGTGAAAGCGGCTATCGAACACATCAGGGGGGACGTGAGAACCCTCATTGCCCGGGCGACCGGTCCCCCGGCAAGGGAACTTCTGGGAGCGCTCATCCTGGGTGAAAAGGAACGAATACCCCCGGCCCTGCGGGAGGGGTTCAACAGGACCGGGGTGGCCCATATCCTCGCCATTTCAGGACTCCATATAGGTATGGCGGCCTTCTTCGCCTTTGTTCTCATCAGGCTCATCATGACCTCCTGGAGCCCGCTCCTGCTGAAAGCCAACCTTCTGAAAGTCTGCGCCTGCGGTTCTCTCCTCTTCGTCCTAAACTACGCCTTCATAGCGGGCTTCAGCATCTCCACCGTCCGGGCAACGCTCATGATAAGTCTTCTCGCCGTTTCACTCCTGTTCTCCCGAACGGCGACACCCCTGAACACGCTCTCCCTGACGGCCCTGGCCGTCCTCACCCTGTCCCCGGCCGCCCTTTTTGATGTTTCATTCCAGCTTTCCTTTGCCGCCGTGGCGGCTATCCTTCTGGTCATGCCTCGCGCCCTCCCCGCTTTCAGGAGGCTTGACAACCGAAGATTCCTGAAAGCCGTCGTTGTCTCTCTTGTCGTCACCACTACGTCCACCATCGGGACAGCGCCTCTCATCGTTCTTTATTTCAACAGGCTGTCCCTGGTAACACTCCTCTCCAACGCCTTGGTGGTCCCTCTGGTCGGCTTTGCCGTCCTTCCTCCCGGAATAGCGGCGGCTTTCCTGGCGCCGTTCCTGCCGTGGCTTTCTGTGGCCCTGTTCAAAGCAGCCTCCCTGTTTCTTACGCCCCTCCTGTGGATCATCCGGTTCCTCGAAGGGCTTCCCTGGTCGAGCATGGACCTCCCGTCACCGGGCATCCCCGCCGTCGTCTGCTTTTACGCTGTCCTTCTTCTGGTCCTGAAACTGTTCGACGCCGTTCGGGCCGGCCCGTCGTGGAGGTCCGCGGGGAGACAGTCCCTGCCGACGATGGCGGCCATGATCACCATAGCCGCTATCGGCCTTGGCCATGAGCTGCACCTGGTACGGACAGGGATTCCTTCGAACAGGCTGGAAATGACCTGCCTCGACGTAGGCCAGGGTGACTCCGCTCTGGTCACGTTCCCCGACAAGACCGTCATGCTCGTTGACGGCGGCGGTTTTTTCGATTCCACCTTCGATGTGGGGAAAAACGTGGTCGCTCCCTATCTGCACCACCGAAGAATCCGGACCATCGACGTTGTGGTCCTGACCCACCCTGACCATGATCACATCGGGGGACTTCCCTACATACTGGAAGCATTCAGGGTGCGAGAAGTCTGGTCCAACGGAGACGAAGCGGACTCTGAGAGCTACCGGCGCTTTTCCCGGGCCATTGAAAAAAAGGGCATTCAGCACCGCGTACTCTGGAGCGGCTCTCCGGATCGCCTGATGGGAGGCGCCCTGATCTCCGTTATCAACCCCCGGGAGAAAAGCCGCAAAAGAATAGACTTCCCGGCGGGCTACGATTACAATCGTTACAGCCTCGTCCTGAAAATCACCTGGGGTGCCGTCAGCTTTCTTCTCACGGGCGACATCACGGGGGAACAGGAAATCTTCCTTATTAAAGATGGTGCCGGGCTGAAAAGCACGGTCATGCAGGTTCCCCACCACGGCAGCGCCCTTTCGAGCCGGGCCGATTTTCTCGAGACCCTGGGGGCGGACATTGCCGTGGTCAGCGCCGGTCGTGATAACATCTTCGGTTTCCCACGCCCCGAAGTCATCGAACGGTACCGTGAAGCGGGAACCACTCTCTACCGGACCGATCTCAACGGTGCCGTCACGGTGGGCACCGATGGGGATGTCGTTGACGTGTCCTGTTTTATCCCCTGCGCACCGGCCGCCGATCTTGACTGACCTTCATCCGGCACCATTTTACGAAGCCGTTCTCTATCGGACGTTTTCGGGT
This portion of the Syntrophales bacterium genome encodes:
- a CDS encoding DNA internalization-related competence protein ComEC/Rec2, encoding MKIPLAALCVPFMAGIALGSRLPLPETLGLVQVLAACVAILAALRRGNHRIILVCLVFAWFFTGFLAGQGIRNPEEKPDTKTLLLLTEQGGNKKSTLEGYIAAPPHVMDGKTRVILSVTARVDEDGRHPQRGTVLLTVRNSPEDFAYGDYLRFTARLKKPENFRNPGGFDYQRYLSLRGMSIVASVSRATDIVLLRRGGGNPVKAAIEHIRGDVRTLIARATGPPARELLGALILGEKERIPPALREGFNRTGVAHILAISGLHIGMAAFFAFVLIRLIMTSWSPLLLKANLLKVCACGSLLFVLNYAFIAGFSISTVRATLMISLLAVSLLFSRTATPLNTLSLTALAVLTLSPAALFDVSFQLSFAAVAAILLVMPRALPAFRRLDNRRFLKAVVVSLVVTTTSTIGTAPLIVLYFNRLSLVTLLSNALVVPLVGFAVLPPGIAAAFLAPFLPWLSVALFKAASLFLTPLLWIIRFLEGLPWSSMDLPSPGIPAVVCFYAVLLLVLKLFDAVRAGPSWRSAGRQSLPTMAAMITIAAIGLGHELHLVRTGIPSNRLEMTCLDVGQGDSALVTFPDKTVMLVDGGGFFDSTFDVGKNVVAPYLHHRRIRTIDVVVLTHPDHDHIGGLPYILEAFRVREVWSNGDEADSESYRRFSRAIEKKGIQHRVLWSGSPDRLMGGALISVINPREKSRKRIDFPAGYDYNRYSLVLKITWGAVSFLLTGDITGEQEIFLIKDGAGLKSTVMQVPHHGSALSSRADFLETLGADIAVVSAGRDNIFGFPRPEVIERYREAGTTLYRTDLNGAVTVGTDGDVVDVSCFIPCAPAADLD